The following proteins are co-located in the Leptospira weilii genome:
- a CDS encoding M48 family metalloprotease, translated as MFSMKSFFLKIFLLSTFFLFSACDAIIDSAVPIELDLQIGKSFLENAKDAKDGMRILKDVALEKYVKSVADRILKSDQIKYKKEFPYKISILDDDDTINAVCTPGGYIFVYTGLLKLIQNEATLAAILAHEIAHAEKRHSVKQIISSLGIYFTIYIGLTIFLGSDAANLINLGSRIGGEILTLANSRSAEEEADTMSFEYLKSTKYYPGALESFFILIEKKEKEKGGINPDKRIIKFLSTHPLNDERIAENAKRLKSIGNPKATRENLYTERYQVAMKRAFGEED; from the coding sequence ATGTTTTCGATGAAAAGTTTTTTTTTGAAAATATTTTTACTTTCTACCTTCTTTTTGTTTTCCGCATGCGACGCCATTATCGATTCTGCAGTGCCTATCGAATTGGATCTACAGATCGGAAAGTCGTTTTTAGAAAACGCAAAAGACGCGAAAGACGGAATGCGTATTCTAAAGGACGTTGCTCTTGAAAAATACGTTAAGTCCGTTGCGGACCGAATTCTAAAATCGGATCAGATCAAATACAAGAAAGAATTTCCCTATAAGATCTCTATCTTGGACGACGATGATACGATCAATGCGGTTTGCACTCCCGGCGGTTATATCTTTGTTTACACAGGGTTATTGAAACTCATCCAGAATGAGGCGACATTAGCGGCAATCCTCGCGCATGAAATTGCGCACGCGGAAAAAAGGCATTCTGTAAAACAAATCATCAGTTCTTTAGGGATTTATTTTACGATCTATATCGGCCTGACAATTTTTCTGGGATCGGACGCGGCGAATTTGATCAATTTGGGCTCTAGAATCGGCGGGGAAATCCTTACCTTGGCAAATAGTCGTTCCGCGGAAGAGGAGGCGGACACAATGAGTTTTGAATATTTGAAATCCACGAAATACTATCCGGGAGCTTTGGAATCATTTTTTATACTCATCGAAAAAAAGGAAAAAGAAAAAGGCGGGATTAACCCGGACAAACGGATCATAAAATTTTTATCCACACATCCTTTAAACGACGAAAGAATTGCGGAAAACGCAAAAAGACTCAAAAGTATCGGAAATCCGAAAGCGACTCGGGAAAATTTATATACGGAACGTTATCAAGTCGCCATGAAGCGCGCGTTCGGAGAGGAGGACTGA
- a CDS encoding DUF2157 domain-containing protein, producing MRLEQKLKRWVEAGLIASEQSDAIRNFEATRKTPYLYYSFIILGVIVIGIGVIAILAANWEEIHDFVKLGAGLVTLLLAAGFAFWKRENPNLLTVFIVLNSILILGMIGLVSQVYNLEGKYYEAAKLWCILTFLFLIATDSKTFLHLWSIGFQIYITGWIIEQIEHGGRENWGYYWNTYFYYSAIGFTGIWLAAEKFTLESRRATLFFWAVLFLIVGTFFRGFFQDWTEIYYDPSENLGYFGYRTDFPWLMVGLRLFVLAPFFYLLFYNMEISSNQKKSLSVSLFLLFLLYFPHPFRYVLAESIGSHIWNYFVRLLPSFLFILFWLGIASSFRDHKKIFDLSLAIVGIRFLYFYFDLLGTLTYTGFGLIVSGLLIIGLTIGYLKYKSKVRILLGGEE from the coding sequence ATGCGTTTGGAACAAAAACTGAAAAGATGGGTGGAGGCGGGGCTTATCGCTTCGGAACAATCGGATGCGATTCGAAATTTTGAAGCGACCCGAAAGACTCCTTATCTCTATTATTCGTTTATCATTTTAGGTGTGATTGTCATCGGTATCGGTGTCATCGCAATCCTTGCCGCCAATTGGGAAGAGATTCATGATTTCGTAAAGTTAGGCGCGGGTCTTGTCACACTCTTGTTGGCCGCGGGATTTGCGTTTTGGAAACGGGAAAATCCTAATTTGCTAACTGTTTTTATCGTCCTCAATTCGATTTTAATTCTAGGGATGATCGGACTTGTATCGCAAGTCTATAACTTGGAAGGGAAGTATTACGAGGCGGCAAAACTTTGGTGTATTCTTACTTTTTTATTTTTGATCGCGACCGATTCCAAAACATTCCTCCATCTTTGGTCGATCGGATTTCAGATTTATATAACGGGTTGGATCATTGAACAAATCGAACACGGAGGAAGGGAGAATTGGGGGTATTATTGGAATACCTATTTTTATTATTCTGCTATAGGTTTTACGGGAATTTGGTTGGCTGCGGAAAAATTCACTTTAGAGTCGAGAAGAGCTACGTTGTTTTTTTGGGCCGTATTGTTTTTGATCGTAGGGACTTTTTTCCGGGGATTTTTCCAGGATTGGACTGAAATTTATTACGACCCTTCGGAAAATCTAGGGTATTTCGGTTATAGGACGGATTTCCCTTGGCTGATGGTAGGACTTAGATTGTTTGTTTTGGCTCCATTCTTTTACCTTCTGTTCTACAATATGGAAATTTCCTCCAATCAGAAGAAATCTTTGAGTGTAAGTTTATTTTTACTATTCTTATTGTATTTTCCGCATCCGTTTCGGTACGTATTGGCCGAGTCGATCGGATCACATATTTGGAATTACTTTGTGAGGTTGTTGCCTTCTTTTTTGTTTATTCTTTTTTGGCTCGGAATCGCGTCCTCGTTTCGAGATCACAAAAAAATATTCGATCTTTCTTTGGCGATTGTGGGAATTCGATTCTTATATTTTTATTTCGATCTGCTAGGAACTTTGACTTATACAGGGTTCGGGCTTATCGTTTCCGGGTTGCTTATCATAGGACTTACGATCGGATACTTGAAATATAAATCCAAAGTGAGAATTTTATTGGGAGGTGAAGAGTGA
- a CDS encoding ABC transporter ATP-binding protein — translation MEQFAIELKNVHKSFGKRKILSGMNLHVKKGETLVILGPSGTGKSVTLKHITGLLEPDAGDCFIFGESISRVSLNVKKKLRARMGVLFQSGALINWLTVFDNVALPLREHKLASKEKIQEIVMQKLKLVDMVIAKDNFPNDISGGMKKRVGIARAITTNPEIILYDEPTSGLDPVMSNVINELVLKIQKETGAAQVVVTHDMSSAYMIADRISFVYKGKIVFTGTPEELQNSDNELIQQFIQGKTTGPMILESK, via the coding sequence ATGGAACAATTTGCAATCGAACTCAAAAATGTACATAAATCTTTCGGAAAAAGAAAGATCCTCTCCGGTATGAACCTTCATGTAAAAAAAGGAGAAACACTCGTAATACTTGGACCTTCCGGAACGGGGAAATCAGTCACTCTCAAACATATCACCGGACTTTTGGAACCCGACGCGGGAGATTGTTTTATTTTCGGGGAGAGTATTTCCCGAGTCAGTCTCAACGTTAAAAAGAAACTTAGGGCGAGGATGGGGGTTTTGTTTCAATCCGGCGCACTCATCAACTGGCTGACCGTGTTCGACAACGTGGCACTTCCTCTGAGAGAACACAAATTGGCCTCGAAAGAAAAGATTCAGGAAATTGTAATGCAAAAATTGAAATTAGTGGATATGGTGATCGCTAAGGACAATTTTCCGAATGATATCTCCGGTGGCATGAAAAAAAGAGTGGGGATCGCAAGGGCAATCACGACTAATCCAGAAATCATCCTTTACGACGAACCCACTTCTGGATTGGATCCCGTTATGTCCAATGTGATCAACGAATTAGTTCTCAAAATTCAAAAAGAAACCGGAGCCGCGCAAGTCGTAGTGACACACGACATGTCCAGCGCTTATATGATCGCGGATCGTATAAGCTTTGTTTATAAAGGGAAAATCGTATTTACGGGAACGCCGGAAGAACTCCAGAATTCGGACAACGAACTGATCCAACAATTCATTCAGGGAAAAACGACCGGTCCGATGATCCTGGAAAGTAAATAG
- a CDS encoding D-alanine--D-alanine ligase codes for MAKIAVFFGGSSTEHSISIRTGCFICRTLHTMGHSVKPILLTKDGSWVVPLQYRISIPYEAANSSDLFEEEFQKANGVSKTNFISNLDADIVFLGLHGGKGEDGSIQGFLKVLGVPYTGSGVAASAIAMDKTRANQIFIQSGQKVAPFFEIEKLEYTNSPEETVTKLIDLGFPQFLKPVEGGSSVSTHKITSREQLSRQLALMFESDSKVMSQSFLAGIEVSCGVLERYRNGEFKRIALPATEIVPGGEFFDFESKYKQGGSNEITPARISKREMTRVQELAINAHLSLGCRGYSRSDFIIVDGEPYILETNTLPGMTETSLIPQQAKAAGITMEEVFADLIEIGLKHSLH; via the coding sequence TTGGCTAAGATCGCGGTTTTTTTTGGTGGTAGTTCTACGGAACACAGTATTTCGATTCGAACGGGTTGTTTTATTTGTAGGACTCTGCATACGATGGGGCATTCGGTCAAACCCATTCTCTTGACTAAGGACGGAAGTTGGGTGGTTCCTTTACAATATCGGATATCGATCCCGTATGAAGCGGCGAATTCTTCGGATTTGTTTGAGGAAGAATTTCAAAAAGCAAACGGTGTGTCTAAAACGAATTTTATTTCCAACTTGGACGCGGATATCGTTTTTCTCGGCCTTCACGGCGGAAAAGGGGAGGACGGAAGTATTCAAGGTTTTCTAAAAGTTCTGGGTGTTCCTTATACTGGTTCCGGGGTCGCCGCTTCCGCGATTGCAATGGATAAAACCAGAGCCAATCAGATTTTTATACAATCTGGTCAGAAGGTCGCTCCTTTTTTTGAAATTGAGAAGTTAGAATATACAAATTCTCCCGAAGAAACTGTCACCAAGTTGATAGATTTGGGTTTTCCTCAGTTTTTAAAGCCGGTGGAGGGTGGTTCGAGTGTTTCCACGCATAAAATTACGAGTCGAGAGCAACTTTCCCGCCAACTCGCTCTTATGTTTGAATCCGATTCCAAAGTGATGAGTCAGTCTTTTTTAGCCGGAATCGAAGTTTCCTGCGGAGTATTGGAAAGATATAGAAACGGAGAATTCAAAAGGATCGCGTTACCCGCAACCGAGATCGTTCCCGGAGGGGAATTTTTCGACTTCGAATCTAAGTACAAACAAGGCGGTTCGAATGAGATCACTCCCGCAAGAATTTCAAAACGGGAGATGACGCGTGTTCAGGAACTTGCGATAAACGCACACCTTTCTCTCGGATGCAGGGGATACTCAAGGAGCGATTTTATCATCGTAGACGGGGAACCTTATATCTTGGAAACCAACACGTTACCCGGAATGACGGAAACCAGCCTTATTCCACAACAGGCAAAAGCCGCGGGAATAACGATGGAGGAAGTATTTGCGGATCTGATAGAGATCGGGCTGAAACATTCCCTCCATTAG
- a CDS encoding DUF2797 domain-containing protein produces the protein MKQIASGFLRMMDHQGIDPVRYVWVTATYDSDFSEKQDAHIQENSDILNYLDKKIRLEFTGKIRCVSCGRITKKSFNQGNCFTCFQTLAENDLCILRPDTCHFHLGTCREPDWGESHCFISHTVYLANSSAIKVGITKENPVSNRWVDQGAVQGIPLVEVVSRRDAGIIEKELSKVLSDRTTWQKMVASDPEPIDLIERKKEFIQKIEELDFDLDYKISTQETPTNIRYPIRSYPQKIQSLAPEKNPLIEDVLTGIKGQYLLFQSGVINIRAYGGYETVLSAE, from the coding sequence ATGAAACAAATTGCTTCCGGTTTTTTGAGGATGATGGATCATCAGGGGATCGATCCTGTTCGGTATGTCTGGGTCACCGCGACGTACGATTCTGATTTTTCTGAAAAACAAGACGCTCATATTCAAGAAAATTCTGATATTCTAAATTATTTGGATAAAAAGATTCGATTGGAGTTTACCGGAAAGATCCGCTGCGTTTCCTGCGGAAGAATCACTAAAAAAAGTTTCAATCAGGGAAATTGTTTCACTTGTTTTCAAACTCTTGCGGAAAACGATCTTTGTATCTTAAGACCGGATACTTGTCATTTTCATCTCGGGACCTGCAGAGAGCCGGATTGGGGAGAATCTCACTGTTTTATTTCCCATACGGTGTACCTCGCGAACAGTTCCGCGATTAAGGTCGGAATCACGAAAGAGAATCCGGTATCGAATCGATGGGTGGATCAGGGGGCCGTTCAAGGAATTCCACTTGTGGAAGTAGTTTCGAGAAGGGACGCCGGGATTATAGAAAAAGAACTTTCCAAGGTTTTGTCCGATCGAACCACTTGGCAAAAAATGGTGGCAAGTGATCCGGAGCCGATTGATCTTATCGAACGGAAAAAAGAATTCATCCAAAAAATCGAAGAGCTTGATTTCGATCTGGATTATAAGATTTCTACCCAAGAAACTCCGACTAATATCCGTTATCCGATTCGGTCTTATCCGCAAAAAATACAGTCACTCGCGCCTGAAAAAAATCCGCTCATCGAAGACGTTCTCACCGGAATCAAAGGGCAATATCTTTTATTTCAATCCGGAGTCATCAATATCCGAGCTTATGGCGGTTACGAGACCGTTTTGAGTGCGGAGTGA
- a CDS encoding LIC_11883 family protein: MRRSKSIISIKINIKFDVLLRTVAFCILFSFLNVSILAQNSDWKEYSLRELIGRLKYYTYAKVAQSLKKEYAIDQEQVWEGGVCTIPVPPLPGPFFCGLLKQQVPSESQKSPEAISSSSISEKLPESAPETLSRGLNPSLKVYKNIQLYSGTTISGKNVVKIDSEENPGEFLRAFYLNNGQLSHYEFQDRILIFDWSGSKLNAILEVKTDPIRRPLGGREILFP, encoded by the coding sequence ATGAGAAGATCAAAAAGTATTATCTCTATTAAGATAAATATCAAGTTCGACGTTCTTTTAAGGACGGTTGCGTTTTGTATTCTATTCTCATTTTTGAATGTTTCCATCCTTGCGCAAAATTCGGATTGGAAGGAATATTCACTCAGAGAATTGATAGGACGGCTTAAGTATTACACGTACGCGAAGGTCGCGCAAAGTTTAAAAAAAGAATACGCGATCGATCAAGAGCAGGTGTGGGAAGGCGGAGTTTGTACGATTCCCGTTCCTCCGCTTCCCGGGCCTTTTTTCTGCGGGCTTTTAAAACAGCAAGTTCCGTCCGAATCGCAAAAGTCTCCTGAAGCGATATCCTCTTCTTCAATTTCCGAAAAACTCCCCGAATCCGCCCCCGAAACTCTTTCTCGCGGACTCAATCCGAGTTTGAAAGTATATAAGAATATTCAATTGTACTCAGGAACCACGATTTCCGGAAAAAACGTGGTGAAAATCGATTCGGAAGAAAATCCGGGAGAATTCTTGCGTGCATTTTATCTAAACAACGGGCAACTCAGTCATTACGAGTTTCAAGACAGAATTCTCATTTTTGACTGGTCGGGCTCCAAATTGAACGCGATCTTGGAAGTGAAAACCGATCCGATACGCAGACCGCTCGGCGGAAGAGAAATTTTGTTTCCATGA
- a CDS encoding exo-beta-N-acetylmuramidase NamZ family protein, whose amino-acid sequence MLNTKINKKFFLSIIFFLLFPSIACAEKSFRKHISDSKFVPSEIEFYSDILPGLSGKNVILITNPSGIGRSPERILREFKKNNVKIKHLIGLEHGFLGLEEDFSKSPVTVDEFFNLPIYHIYRVKNTELPAILKGTDAILFDVQDMGMRCYTYLTVLKRIMDGIPDSKNTKLIVLDHVNPALYLKGRGEMIDKKFLNFAGEFPSLFFGGLTLGESAAYYNAEYLDNRIRLEIISPKNAKRSFDWDKEGIPWITPSPNLPTVDSAVNYLGLVLLEGVNVSVGRGTTAPFVYFGAPWMVEPEKLAEELNRNSGGDYYYQTVFFKPVFGPYKNEICRGLRLTVVNRKYDPLKMVFQLIVALKSNYKEFKWRSYSDGTYNIDFLWGTESFRKAIDSQKSYDQYSKYLSSAEKEYNEKIKKYYLY is encoded by the coding sequence ATGCTCAACACAAAAATAAATAAAAAATTCTTTCTTTCGATTATTTTTTTTCTCTTATTTCCTTCGATTGCGTGCGCAGAAAAAAGCTTTCGCAAGCATATCTCGGATTCGAAATTCGTTCCTTCCGAAATCGAATTTTACTCCGATATTCTTCCCGGTCTTTCAGGAAAGAACGTGATTCTAATCACAAATCCATCCGGGATCGGCAGAAGTCCCGAAAGAATCCTGAGAGAATTTAAAAAAAATAACGTAAAAATCAAACATCTGATCGGGCTCGAACACGGATTTTTGGGATTGGAAGAAGATTTCAGCAAATCTCCGGTTACGGTAGATGAATTTTTCAATCTTCCGATCTATCATATCTATCGAGTGAAGAATACGGAACTTCCCGCGATTTTGAAAGGCACCGATGCGATCCTTTTTGACGTTCAAGACATGGGAATGAGATGTTATACTTACTTGACGGTTTTAAAAAGAATCATGGATGGAATTCCGGACTCGAAGAATACGAAATTGATCGTTTTGGATCATGTTAATCCAGCTCTTTATTTAAAAGGAAGGGGAGAGATGATCGATAAAAAATTTCTCAACTTTGCGGGAGAATTTCCTTCTCTGTTCTTCGGAGGTCTGACTTTGGGAGAGTCTGCCGCTTATTATAACGCGGAATACTTAGACAATAGGATTCGGTTGGAAATCATATCGCCTAAAAACGCAAAACGTTCTTTCGATTGGGATAAGGAAGGAATTCCTTGGATTACGCCTTCTCCGAATTTGCCGACCGTCGACTCCGCGGTCAATTATCTAGGACTCGTTTTATTGGAAGGAGTGAATGTTTCTGTGGGGAGAGGAACGACGGCCCCTTTCGTATATTTCGGAGCGCCTTGGATGGTCGAGCCTGAAAAATTAGCGGAAGAATTGAATCGAAACTCCGGAGGAGACTATTATTATCAAACCGTATTTTTCAAACCGGTGTTTGGTCCGTATAAAAATGAGATCTGTAGGGGATTACGACTAACGGTTGTGAATCGAAAATACGATCCTCTCAAAATGGTGTTTCAATTGATCGTTGCTTTAAAATCGAATTATAAGGAATTCAAATGGAGATCGTATTCGGATGGAACCTATAACATCGATTTCCTCTGGGGAACGGAATCCTTTCGAAAAGCCATCGACTCCCAAAAAAGCTACGACCAATATTCGAAATATTTAAGTTCCGCCGAAAAAGAATACAATGAGAAGATCAAAAAGTATTATCTCTATTAA
- the mce gene encoding mammalian cell entry protein Mce — protein MSSLRYLLVGVIFTVAVAVVGYFTIITEGGPVKKKGEFMKVTFRNAEGIKIGNKVTVQGVPFGYISAIRLIQIDENGTEVSTGETGIGTRVEITMLLREKIQLYDNYDIIIKNESLLTGRVISIDPGTMDPESERLKTRSTPVTMIDYKAPGTLKGRVLQDPLVSLSELISENRGDIRKTFSNIADITTKINTGDGSLGRLINNDDVHKNVNTVLTDAQIVLRELREGLEDTREQAPVTSFIRAALSAF, from the coding sequence ATGAGTTCGCTGCGTTATTTGCTCGTCGGAGTCATTTTTACAGTAGCCGTCGCCGTGGTCGGTTATTTTACGATCATCACCGAAGGGGGGCCCGTAAAAAAGAAAGGGGAATTTATGAAAGTAACCTTCCGAAATGCGGAAGGAATCAAAATCGGCAATAAGGTGACAGTACAGGGCGTTCCTTTCGGTTACATCTCCGCGATTCGTCTCATACAAATCGACGAAAACGGAACCGAGGTTTCAACCGGGGAAACCGGAATCGGAACCAGAGTCGAAATCACGATGCTTCTCAGAGAGAAAATCCAGCTCTACGATAACTACGATATCATTATCAAAAACGAAAGCCTTTTGACCGGGCGCGTAATTTCCATCGATCCCGGAACCATGGACCCCGAATCGGAACGGCTGAAAACCAGGTCCACACCCGTTACCATGATCGACTACAAGGCCCCAGGAACTCTCAAAGGCCGCGTTTTACAAGATCCCCTCGTGAGTTTGTCGGAGCTGATTTCCGAAAACAGAGGCGATATTCGTAAGACATTCTCAAATATCGCGGATATTACGACTAAGATAAATACGGGCGACGGAAGTTTGGGTCGACTCATCAACAACGACGACGTTCATAAAAACGTAAACACCGTTCTAACGGACGCTCAAATCGTACTTCGCGAACTTAGGGAAGGACTCGAAGACACGAGAGAACAAGCCCCGGTCACAAGTTTTATCCGAGCCGCTTTAAGCGCTTTTTAA
- a CDS encoding GDYXXLXY domain-containing protein translates to MKLLKLILPAALILPIVFFGWEIVTLEYSKSSGKELILPITGYDPRDLLSGHYLRYDILYQTDSICQNPDSYRKSESDQRHCVCYPHSGKIKEGEGAFISDCSPDMLKDRGVCRLHLRGTCRYGRFKIGNERFYVNEEKAMEYETRLRKEKVHIRLKVDSEGKAITDSLIWEDGSSL, encoded by the coding sequence GTGAAACTTCTCAAACTGATTCTTCCGGCCGCATTGATCCTTCCGATCGTGTTCTTCGGTTGGGAGATTGTAACTCTCGAATATTCGAAGAGTTCTGGAAAAGAACTGATTCTTCCCATTACCGGATACGATCCGAGAGATCTTCTTTCGGGACATTATCTGCGTTATGACATCTTGTATCAAACTGATTCTATCTGCCAAAATCCGGATTCCTATAGAAAATCCGAATCGGATCAACGACATTGTGTTTGTTATCCTCATTCCGGAAAGATAAAAGAAGGGGAAGGGGCTTTTATAAGTGATTGTAGTCCGGATATGCTGAAGGATAGAGGAGTTTGTAGGTTGCATTTACGCGGAACCTGCCGATATGGAAGATTCAAAATCGGTAATGAACGTTTTTATGTGAACGAAGAAAAAGCGATGGAATATGAAACTCGACTACGAAAAGAGAAGGTGCATATTCGTTTAAAAGTCGATTCCGAAGGAAAGGCGATTACGGATTCTCTGATTTGGGAGGACGGATCTTCGCTGTGA
- a CDS encoding MlaE family ABC transporter permease, whose protein sequence is MTEPIKEKLTEFFYASGFTILLVYESILNLPYGFFKRKEILDQMYITGVGSISVVSIVAIFTGMIMSLNTGLGLKDFGAEGQIGLLMTITLTREMSPFMTALILAASIGSAMAAEIGTMKISEEIDALEVMSIDPVRYLIFPRILGFSIMVPVLCVYSTVLGILGGAIVGYFQLGIDYFTYFRDVFDRVASIPGLKDLYVGILKGFIFGVIVSAISCSHGLRTSGGAIGVGRATRESVVTSFLMVIFTGYMITALLYRD, encoded by the coding sequence ATGACCGAACCTATCAAAGAAAAACTCACCGAATTCTTCTACGCGAGCGGTTTTACGATTCTTTTGGTATATGAGAGTATTCTAAACTTACCGTACGGTTTTTTCAAAAGAAAAGAAATCCTGGATCAGATGTACATTACGGGAGTCGGAAGTATCTCCGTGGTTTCGATCGTCGCCATTTTTACCGGAATGATCATGTCGCTTAATACAGGACTTGGATTAAAGGACTTCGGAGCCGAAGGTCAGATCGGTCTTTTGATGACGATCACTCTTACGAGAGAAATGTCCCCGTTTATGACCGCCTTGATTCTGGCGGCCTCAATCGGCTCTGCGATGGCGGCGGAGATCGGAACGATGAAAATTTCCGAAGAAATAGACGCTCTCGAAGTTATGTCCATCGATCCAGTACGTTATCTAATTTTTCCGAGAATTTTAGGTTTTTCCATCATGGTTCCTGTTTTATGCGTTTATTCCACCGTTTTAGGAATATTAGGCGGGGCGATCGTGGGTTATTTCCAGCTTGGAATCGATTATTTCACTTATTTCCGAGATGTATTCGACAGAGTCGCTTCTATTCCGGGCTTAAAAGATTTGTATGTGGGAATTCTAAAAGGTTTTATATTCGGAGTCATCGTTTCCGCCATCTCTTGTTCCCACGGTCTTAGAACCTCCGGCGGAGCAATCGGAGTCGGCCGCGCCACGAGAGAATCCGTAGTAACTTCGTTTTTGATGGTGATTTTTACGGGCTATATGATCACCGCCTTACTTTACAGAGATTGA
- a CDS encoding NAD(P)-dependent oxidoreductase: MKKHTISIIGTGIMGRGIACNLAKADQTLRLYARNKFKIADLISDNVQIFDSPMEAAKNADLVVLCLTEDTVVEKEAITSGLLETKPPIILDCGTTSLSMTFRLAELCSAKQIRFYDSPMTGSKNAARDGQILFMVGAEKKEIADIQFFFELCGKNTEYCGGLGSGQKAKFALNMIQAGIFQIYMEGFELAKNSGLEPETLKNILLESAAKSGIAEFKFPFVFSGNYETHFSLKNMRKDVYHAINLAKKNKTNLPLCQNLPAIYDAGMNAGFGENDFCSLNEVTAKIRPPKSENP, translated from the coding sequence ATGAAGAAACATACTATATCCATCATCGGGACCGGAATTATGGGCAGAGGCATAGCATGCAATCTTGCAAAAGCAGACCAAACTCTAAGACTCTACGCAAGAAACAAGTTCAAAATCGCCGATTTAATAAGCGATAACGTTCAAATCTTCGATTCTCCCATGGAAGCGGCTAAAAACGCGGATCTGGTCGTATTATGTCTTACCGAAGACACGGTCGTCGAAAAAGAAGCGATCACATCCGGACTTTTAGAGACAAAACCTCCGATCATTCTAGACTGCGGAACCACTTCCCTTTCCATGACTTTCAGACTCGCGGAACTATGTTCGGCAAAACAGATTCGCTTTTACGATTCTCCGATGACGGGTTCTAAAAACGCTGCGAGAGACGGACAAATCCTTTTTATGGTCGGAGCCGAAAAGAAGGAAATTGCGGATATTCAATTCTTCTTCGAGCTCTGCGGAAAGAATACGGAATATTGCGGCGGTTTAGGAAGCGGCCAAAAGGCCAAATTCGCTCTCAATATGATTCAAGCGGGAATTTTTCAAATTTATATGGAAGGTTTTGAACTCGCAAAAAATTCAGGACTGGAACCGGAAACTCTAAAAAACATTCTTCTTGAATCCGCCGCAAAATCAGGGATCGCCGAGTTTAAGTTTCCCTTCGTATTTTCGGGAAACTATGAAACTCATTTTTCTTTGAAAAATATGAGAAAAGACGTCTATCACGCGATAAATCTCGCGAAAAAAAACAAGACGAACCTTCCTCTTTGTCAAAATCTTCCCGCAATTTACGACGCGGGAATGAATGCCGGTTTTGGAGAAAACGACTTCTGTAGCTTAAACGAGGTCACAGCGAAGATCCGTCCTCCCAAATCAGAGAATCCGTAA